A genome region from Labilibaculum antarcticum includes the following:
- a CDS encoding UvrD-helicase domain-containing protein: MTELSKQEFKVDSVELSGSNLIEASAGTGKTFSIGILVLRLILEKNLNLPQILMVTFTKAAVAELESRIRKFIREAQAYARQTGTCDDMIARIVDSSIAEIGREEAVNRLRKAKLNLDETVIFTIHSFCQKTLTEFAFETGQLFSAEVIENSAAIVNTAINEYWRQKITILESSHLQLLVSDKISREDLATVVSKALSGKHFVYDKDLDLAEEFKNYFTKREKIDEAEQGFDQLFETSNERDFTKIKQQNPNRTFEPLSNDSVKFRAKLIEKKGTGYVSKLFPTLLDSALNIQESIEEAKESLKDIKCYLYGEAIADTKDYIQKRKQDLNVFTYDDLIQNLAGAVEKDDSGLLKGELQKKYKAVFIDEFQDTDKMQYDIFNGLFGQNNILFYIGDPKQSIYGFRGADIDTYKFAASQVQNSYTMSHNFRSTPNMVAALNSFFKVADNAFCDDKIRYEQVEAGTSLSEMQYQDEPVKNMAQMFVKNNQEIAPAVASEIYHLLSSDYKLEDRKVKPSDIVVLVRTKNQGAEVKAALSKMKIPAVRIDDSKVLQSEEAILISYVLQACLNPDKANINRALLNRLTNSTKADLLTLDDEKELKNFREIKESWLKSGIYASLTLFLKKYSVGSNLLNSADGERALTNLLQIIELLHKAEVDRQLLPAELVSYLQKLIAGAEEEGDEYVQRMESDDDAVKIVTIHSSKGLAYNIVFAPYLDLKDDFNWRRAFVEYKDPENQKYCISQFKTEREIGLYQEQTEQENRRLIYVCLTRTVYKAYVYTTKRGSVEAFLSDPSNCPYIEKQDVKDLSGERYSNEEEKVLRKARKFEGNIQVSWQMLSFSALNKHHQTYPKTQHDLENDYDTFVFEQLTKGNVAGNFLHELFENADFTQNSFHSIIKRVGKGYPSVYKEEQLENYNQLMLEVLQANLSEEKPWCLQQTDKNKMISEMEFFFDINAFTPKEISVLCEKARVDDSRTLEGFMTGFIDLFFEHDGKYYILDWKSNFLGNSLTDYSPERLDEVMTDNNYHLQYLIYTIAVKRYLKMRLPNFNYERDFGGVYYLFLRGCRAGGNTGVFYAKPNKEKIEAMDDLFLAPSVY, encoded by the coding sequence ATGACAGAGCTAAGCAAACAAGAGTTTAAGGTTGATAGTGTTGAACTAAGCGGGAGTAATTTAATTGAAGCCAGTGCTGGAACCGGTAAGACCTTTTCCATTGGGATATTAGTCTTGCGCTTGATTTTGGAAAAAAACTTAAATCTACCTCAGATACTAATGGTAACATTTACCAAAGCAGCGGTGGCTGAATTAGAGTCTCGCATTCGAAAATTTATTCGTGAGGCACAAGCTTATGCACGACAAACAGGAACGTGCGATGACATGATTGCTCGAATCGTAGATAGCAGCATTGCCGAAATAGGTCGGGAAGAAGCGGTGAATCGTCTTCGAAAGGCCAAACTGAACCTGGATGAAACGGTTATTTTCACCATACACAGTTTTTGTCAGAAAACACTAACTGAATTTGCTTTTGAAACAGGACAACTTTTCTCTGCTGAGGTAATCGAGAATAGTGCGGCCATTGTCAATACCGCCATTAATGAATATTGGCGACAAAAAATAACAATCCTTGAATCCTCTCATCTTCAATTACTTGTGAGTGATAAAATCTCGAGAGAAGATTTGGCCACTGTGGTGTCGAAAGCCCTTAGCGGGAAACATTTTGTGTACGACAAAGACTTGGATTTAGCAGAGGAATTTAAAAATTACTTTACAAAAAGAGAAAAAATTGATGAGGCCGAACAGGGGTTTGATCAATTGTTTGAAACTTCCAATGAGCGGGATTTTACGAAAATAAAGCAACAAAATCCGAACAGGACATTTGAGCCACTTTCCAATGATTCTGTGAAATTCAGAGCGAAACTGATCGAGAAAAAGGGAACAGGATATGTGAGTAAACTATTTCCAACTCTTCTCGATTCAGCTCTTAACATACAGGAAAGTATAGAAGAAGCCAAAGAATCATTGAAAGACATCAAGTGCTATTTGTATGGAGAAGCCATCGCCGACACAAAAGATTACATTCAAAAACGGAAACAGGATTTGAATGTGTTCACCTATGATGATTTAATTCAAAATTTAGCGGGTGCAGTCGAAAAGGACGATTCAGGCCTTCTGAAAGGAGAATTGCAAAAGAAATACAAAGCTGTTTTTATCGATGAATTTCAGGATACCGATAAAATGCAGTACGATATCTTTAACGGTCTCTTTGGTCAGAATAATATTCTCTTTTATATCGGAGATCCCAAACAGTCGATTTACGGATTTAGAGGTGCCGATATTGACACCTACAAATTTGCAGCTTCCCAGGTGCAGAACTCATACACCATGAGTCATAACTTTCGTTCAACACCGAATATGGTCGCGGCCCTCAATAGCTTTTTTAAGGTGGCAGACAATGCTTTTTGTGACGATAAAATCAGATATGAGCAGGTGGAAGCAGGAACTTCCTTGTCGGAGATGCAATATCAAGATGAGCCGGTAAAAAACATGGCTCAGATGTTTGTGAAGAACAATCAGGAAATCGCTCCGGCTGTCGCTTCTGAGATCTATCACTTATTGAGCTCCGATTACAAGCTTGAAGATAGAAAGGTGAAGCCATCCGATATTGTGGTTTTGGTTCGCACTAAAAATCAGGGGGCAGAGGTGAAGGCAGCCCTCTCAAAAATGAAAATTCCTGCGGTACGTATCGATGACAGCAAGGTATTGCAATCGGAAGAAGCCATATTGATCTCTTACGTCTTGCAAGCTTGTTTAAACCCAGATAAGGCAAATATCAACCGAGCTTTGCTAAATCGTTTAACAAACAGTACAAAAGCTGATCTTCTGACTTTAGATGATGAAAAAGAATTGAAGAACTTTAGAGAAATAAAAGAATCCTGGTTAAAATCGGGAATCTATGCTTCTTTAACTCTCTTCCTAAAAAAATATTCGGTTGGGTCTAACTTGCTTAATTCGGCAGATGGAGAACGGGCCCTCACAAATCTGCTCCAAATTATCGAATTGCTTCACAAAGCAGAAGTTGACAGGCAATTGTTGCCCGCAGAACTAGTATCATATCTGCAAAAGCTAATTGCCGGAGCCGAAGAAGAAGGCGATGAATATGTGCAACGCATGGAGAGTGACGATGATGCCGTGAAAATTGTAACCATACATTCCAGTAAAGGTTTGGCCTACAACATTGTTTTTGCTCCCTATCTGGATTTAAAAGATGATTTTAATTGGAGAAGAGCTTTTGTAGAGTACAAAGATCCTGAGAATCAAAAATACTGCATCTCTCAATTTAAAACAGAGAGAGAAATAGGCTTGTATCAAGAGCAAACCGAACAGGAAAATCGCCGATTAATTTATGTTTGCCTTACCCGTACGGTTTATAAAGCTTATGTGTATACCACAAAGCGTGGAAGTGTTGAGGCTTTTCTTTCCGACCCATCCAATTGTCCTTATATCGAAAAACAGGACGTAAAAGATCTATCGGGTGAAAGATATAGCAATGAGGAAGAAAAAGTGCTTCGTAAAGCCAGGAAATTTGAGGGGAACATACAAGTCTCCTGGCAAATGCTGAGTTTTTCGGCCTTGAACAAGCACCACCAGACTTATCCCAAAACACAACACGATTTGGAAAATGACTACGACACATTTGTATTTGAGCAGTTAACGAAGGGGAATGTAGCCGGAAATTTTCTGCATGAATTATTCGAAAATGCAGATTTCACCCAAAATAGCTTCCATTCGATAATTAAAAGAGTGGGGAAAGGCTATCCATCGGTTTATAAGGAAGAGCAACTGGAGAATTACAACCAGTTGATGTTAGAAGTATTGCAAGCCAATTTATCGGAAGAAAAACCGTGGTGTCTGCAACAAACGGACAAAAATAAAATGATTTCGGAGATGGAATTCTTCTTCGATATCAATGCATTTACGCCGAAAGAAATTAGTGTGCTATGCGAAAAGGCACGTGTTGATGATTCCCGAACACTGGAAGGTTTTATGACCGGCTTTATCGATCTGTTTTTTGAACACGATGGTAAATATTATATCCTCGACTGGAAATCAAACTTCCTTGGCAATTCCTTAACCGATTATTCTCCCGAGCGACTAGACGAGGTGATGACAGATAACAATTACCATCTGCAATACCTGATCTATACGATTGCAGTAAAGCGTTACCTGAAAATGCGTTTGCCAAATTTTAATTACGAGCGCGATTTTGGCGGTGTGTATTATCTGTTTTTGCGAGGGTGCAGGGCAGGAGGCAATACCGGAGTGTTTTATGCCAAGCCAAATAAAGAAAAGATAGAAGCAATGGATGATTTATTTCTTGCTCCGTCCGTTTATTAA